In one window of uncultured Sphaerochaeta sp. DNA:
- the fucU gene encoding L-fucose mutarotase — protein MLKTIPSILSPELLKILMEMGHGDEIVIGDGNFPAASMNDRVVRLDGHGADEVLKAILQLFPLDTYAENAFLMDTTPGDTVETPIWDIYEGTCKDGDPAFKGFTRLERFAFYERSKKAYAIVATGETALYANIILKKGVVV, from the coding sequence ATCCTCAGCCCTGAACTATTGAAGATTCTCATGGAAATGGGCCATGGCGATGAGATCGTGATCGGAGATGGAAATTTCCCTGCTGCATCCATGAATGACCGGGTGGTCCGCTTGGATGGACATGGGGCAGATGAGGTGCTGAAAGCGATCTTGCAGCTGTTCCCTCTTGATACCTATGCAGAGAACGCGTTCCTGATGGATACAACCCCTGGGGACACCGTCGAAACCCCTATCTGGGATATCTATGAGGGTACCTGCAAGGACGGAGATCCTGCATTTAAAGGCTTTACCCGTCTTGAACGCTTTGCCTTTTATGAACGGAGTAAGAAGGCATATGCCATTGTTGCTACCGGAGAGACAGCACTGTACGCAAACATCATTTTAAAGAAGGGTGTAGTGGTCTAA